The Diadema setosum chromosome 1, eeDiaSeto1, whole genome shotgun sequence genome has a window encoding:
- the LOC140234452 gene encoding uncharacterized protein produces the protein MRQPFERTGLKKEIVDILAASWRASTQKQYCVYIKKWKDFCKSKKKSHLHSSVQFVLEFLSELFHVGGLGYNALNTARSALASFLVLEDGASTVGNNILISRFMKGVFHLRTPRPRYVDTWDVNIVFCYLRKLSPANALSLQDLTKKLCMLMALISTQRAQSLQLLNLDNMILKGSSVTFHFSELLKQNRPGNAGYTLSMRAYPPDRRLCVVNYIKAYIRRTEEIRGQERRLFISFRRPHAKVTSQTISRWIKDVMTAAGIDTSKYKAHSTRAAATSAAHRADLPVSFILEKAGWTNEKTFRKYYRKPLLDGSKCLSTALLK, from the coding sequence ATGCGGCAGCCCTTCGAAAGGACAGGACTAAAGAAGGAAATTGTGGACATTTTGGCCGCTTCTTGGAGAGCCTCTACCCAGAAGCAATATTGTGTGTACATAAAGAAGTGGAAAGACTTTTGCAAGAGTAAGAAGAAAAGCCATCTTCACTCTAGTGTTCAGTTTGTTTTAGAATTTCTTAGTGAGCTTTTTCATGTAGGAGGTCTTGGATACAATGCACTCAACACAGCAAGAAGTGCGCTCGCATCATTCCTAGTTCTTGAGGATGGTGCCTCTACAGTTGggaacaacattttgatatcaagattTATGAAGGGAGTTTTCCATCTCCGAACCCCAAGACCTCGCTATGTAGATACTTGGGATGTAAATATTGTGTTTTGCTATCTCAGAAAGCTGTCACCGGCAAATGCACTGAGCCTACAAGATCTCACCAAAAAGCTATGCATGCTCATGGCTCTCATCTCAACACAGAGAGCACAGTCGTTGCAGCTCCTGAATTTGGACAACATGATACTCAAGGGATCATcagttacatttcatttcagcgaGCTACTGAAACAAAATAGGCCTGGAAACGCTGGCTACACACTGAGCATGAGAGCCTACCCTCCAGATCGTCGATTGTGCGTTGTCAACTACATCAAAGCCTACATACGGAGGACTGAGGAAATTCGAGGCCAAGAGCGTCGGCTCTTTATTAGTTTTCGCAGACCCCATGCGAAAGTTACGTCACAAACCATCTCCAGGTGGATCAAAGATGTTATGACAGCGGCAGGAATcgacacttcaaaatataaggCTCACTCAACAAGAGCAGCTGCGACGTCAGCTGCACACAGAGCAGACTTGCCAGTTTCGTTTATCCTTGAGAAGGCAGGCTGGACGAATGAAAAGACTTTCAGAAAGTACTACAGAAAACCTTTGCTGGATGGGAGCAAGTGTCTTTCAACTGCTCTACTAAAATGA
- the LOC140234442 gene encoding uncharacterized protein: MEVQQPQEQLHHPAKPGAVANTNVVCEERSPPTGKQVKPKKKLVKSVTVSGTNMAGKVPQAKQGPKTAEKSSDVEDRLSRLESLLSKVVDALPSVNSTPPKPASRHFVAYDEAHSAGQCEIPMETDFQQCGEPHVRDTGEANREEGEFASDAADVLEIPVLAAKFAKPGDTGLPVDEDLASSTTYLISHPLEEKVLEETASKYPAPSNCVYLATPKVNGPIWDNLPQHTRSRDAKLQRVQKSLTKGLSALIQSFPSPRLTDTQQDALALLCNANFELNSLRKELIKPDMAATYSHLCKPSTPVTKFLFGDELGKRMKDLKEEQKAASGVMRNPISRPQSSTYHPYRGAAFSKRQYRSAGWTASSAASTHRPTAGGSSRPFLGQRPQWGHSKQPPPRTASRPPQQAPQHRPPMQRKK; the protein is encoded by the coding sequence ATGGAGGTACAACAGCCCCAAGAACAGCTGCATCATCCGGCTAAGCCCGGCGCAGTGGCAAACACCAACGTTGTTTGCGAAGAACGTTCCCCTCCGACAGGCAAACAAGTCAAGCCGAAAAAGAAACTAGTTAAGTCGGTCACGGTTTCCGGTACTAACATGGCGGGTAAAGTGCCGCAAGCGAAGCAGGGCCCAAAGACGGCCGAAAAATCCTCGGATGTCGAGGACAGACTATCGAGACTGGAAAGTCTTCTGAGTAAAGTGGTCGACGCGCTGCCCAGTGTAAACTCCACGCCGCCGAAACCGGCATCGCGCCATTTTGTGGCGTACGATGAGGCGCACAGCGCCGGACAGTGTGAAATTCCTATGGAAACTGATTTTCAACAGTGCGGGGAGCCGCACGTGCGTGACACGGGCGAAGCCAACAGAGAAGAAGGCGAATTTGCGTCAGACGCGGCAGACGTGCTAGAAATCCCCGTTCTCGCAGCAAAATTTGCCAAGCCGGGTGATACAGGGCTACCGGTAGACGAGGACTTAGCCAGCTCTACTACTTACCTCATAAGCCACCCTCTAGAAGAAAAAGTGTTGGAAGAGACGGCATCTAAGTATCCAGCCCCGAGCAACTGTGTTTACCTCGCTACACCGAAGGTGAACGGCCCGATCTGGGATAACCTACCGCAACACACACGCAGTAGAGATGCCAAGTTACAGCGTGTGCAGAAGTCGCTGACGAAGGGCCTGAGCGCGCTAATACAGTCCTTCCCATCACCTCGGCTGACCGACACACAGCAGGACGCATTGGCGTTGCTGTGCAATGCCAATTTTGAACTCAATTCGTTGAGGAAAGAACTTATCAAGCCGGACATGGCAGCCACTTACTCTCATCTTTGCAAACCTTCCACTCCCGTCACTAAATTCCTATTCGGGGATGAATtgggaaagagaatgaaagaccTCAAAGAGGAGCAGAAAGCTGCATCAGGGGTGATGAGAAACCCAATTTCGCGGCCACAGTCTAGTACGTACCACCCGTACAGGGGAGCAGCTTTCTCCAAGCGACAATACAGAAGTGCTGGCTGGACTGCAAGTTCAGCTGCCTCAACACACAGACCAACAGCCGGCGGTAGTAGCAGGCCTTTTTTAGGTCAGCGCCCACAGTGGGGTCACAGCAAGCAGCCACCACCCCGCACAGCGAGCCGCCCCCCACAACAGGCTCCACAGCACAGGCCTCCAATGCAGCGCAAGAAATAA